A genomic segment from Nasonia vitripennis strain AsymCx chromosome 3 unlocalized genomic scaffold, Nvit_psr_1.1 chr3_random0010, whole genome shotgun sequence encodes:
- the LOC116416872 gene encoding uncharacterized protein LOC116416872 yields the protein MEFEYIQERAYAVAHLPPDKVGEGFITSHVDNVANGNGVNPAILQKLQDFVAYLRRYWLPLSDVLSVFQKPVRSNNTCENFHLYAAKKMGIRSNVYRMLDGMGAQMDKTAANYEMAERGLIVTAQRPARLVEADLAIQRTENEFLLGR from the exons ATGGAATTCGAGTACATCCAGGAGAGGGCTTATGCGGTAGCACATTTGCCTCCAGACAAAGTTGGAGAAGGATTTATCACTAGCCATGTTGATAATGTAGCAAATGGAAATGGCGTTAATCCAGCTATACTACAAAAGCTGCAAGATTTTGTAGCTTACCTAAGAAGATATTGGCTACCACTTTCTGACGTATTGTCAGTCTTCCAAAAACCCGTTAGGTCCAATAATACTTGTGAGAATTTTCACTTGTATGCAGCAAAGAAAATGGGAATACGTTCCAACGTTTATAGAATGTTAg ACGGAATGGGGGCTCAAATGGATAAGACAGCAGCGAATTATGAAATGGCTGAACGAGGTCTTATAGTAACAGCTCAGCGACCAGCGCGTCTCGTAGAAGCTGACTTGGCTATACAGCGAACTGAAAATGAATTTCTATTGGGGCGGTAA